Genomic segment of Arachis hypogaea cultivar Tifrunner chromosome 16, arahy.Tifrunner.gnm2.J5K5, whole genome shotgun sequence:
attggagtcttaccttcttggggatggaggagcataCTGGAAGGTCAAAATattgttgaaaaaggtcttaattggGCTGTGGGTACTGGTGAGAATATCCAAACTtttgaggatccttggctgcctcctccgtatcctttaatgatttctgacatgccaaatagacaggctatttctgagttagttccaagagttaaagatctaattactgaagatagaaattggaatcagaatctcattcaagaattattttcccaagacgttgcaaacaggattttgtcagttaaaattcagtagactagggacaaattgcaatgggatttgaacaaatccaaacaatatgatacaacttcaggttacagaattggctatttattttaccatccgcctctggagctttgccctaattatatgcagcagaaaaagtcgtggattgatctatggaagttgaacttgcctcacaaaattaagctatttatctggaaagctctccatgaccgacttccggtgcttgctcagattcatcaccgcatccTATCTACATCACCAATATGCCCCTGCTATCATGAAGCAACGGAAAtagtcactcattgtttgatcgattgctctagaattaaagacgtatggtctcagagttattttcgtgactgtcttccccctcagagtcctaatgacttttggacatggtggactgcatcaacagagatACTTAACCCGTTGAAAAATGCTTaccgtaatcctcaattgcttgccatcatttgctggaactgctggaaagctcgcaaccagttgatttttgaaggttctacttctatGCCGTTTGCCATTCTAATaagctctgtcaagttgctccgtgaaatccaaagaactcccagtttaggtcgtcatctccatgaggcaagctcttagttgcattcaatttgaattatcattctttcttctttaagatttttcttcgtttttcgaccacgcactgttggatgaataccttcagtgtagtGTTTTTGGAAAATCCCCACCTTTTATTATGCTGTCCTGCTTTTGAACATCTTTATatttcatttttcaataattaatgaaatataacctactatctttggggaaaaaaaaaaaagataaaaaatgtcttttcaaaattttagtacAGATATTTTTGTCTATCAAtgattacaaaatatttttttttaaaataatcttttaaaaaaaatataaattatagtttctcaaaaaatatatttttttaatttttttagtattcttacttttactattaaaaatttgttaaacatatttaaaaaataaaaaaattatttttttcattaaaaaaacttttttttaattaaaataataacaccCAAATATACACTTAATCTTTCTCCTTTCATAGTTTATGTacttttttaatttgatattgtAATTTCTTGTAGGTACTTCCTCCTGTCAAGGACACCAAAGCTTAACGCCTGAGTCCCAACCCAAACAAATAATGTTTATGCATTAACGCTTATGACATTTCTATTTTTCTATTAGGATGTTTGCACTTTCTCTCTCAACAATTTAATCAAcatataaagaagaaaaaaaacgaaTCACTAGGAGACTAAGACAATATTAATCTATCATTTTCCAAATAAATAGATTTTATTTGACGGAAATTGTTGGTGAAGCAAGTAGCTAAGCGTTGCTATTGTCATAATGTGAGCAGGACCACAAAAGCTCATTCACGTGAACCTCACATGACACCCCAAGTAATGGCTGGGGCCCACTGAAGCCTAAACCTGTGCCAATCTACATTACTGGCTTGTGCAGTTAACAAGTGCATCATGTACAATTTTTCATCACATTGTAGCTGccataaaaaattttctaaatatgaaaattcaaaattggttagcatcaACATCAATTTGAATTTCTCCTAACAGGGCCTACACAACATCAATGTTCTTTTAATCCTCTACAGAGGCATATTAATGATTTAATGGTTCTCAACTGTGTTATCCAATGCCAAAAGTGCACATAGATTAAGACAGAGGTGTGGCTTTTGAGGTGGTTACATCACACTTGTGATAAATTTTTAGTGGAGATACCTAAAAAATATATGAactagtaatttttttaattaaagatagAGAAATTTAAACCTACAATTTCTTAGTTAAATATAAAGAGATTATTATTTGAGTTATAAATTATTGACTaataatttgtttatattttatgtaaaagtaattaaaataaatttaatttacatatactaataatataaaagaattttatacgGTCATTTAAGAGTATATTATtatatcaacaaaaataattaatttttaaatttattatttaaaaattatctaaatatataaatttaattagatgatTTTTTAACACCTAATTAGaattaaactcatttaaaatataataattttatacatatatttaattataaatgatCACATtagcaaaaataatatttttgaaatgtATTAATTGAAAAGTTATCTAGatgaaaataaaaagttttaccTTATAAGTTCATCgaaattaaactttaaaaatgtaaaaaatatatgTTATTCTATGATCTATCCAACAAGTATGAGCTATGTGCCATGAGAATTACACATATGTCCTTTCTTTTCTGGTTACTAAAAATTCCTAGTGAAGAATCAATAGTCCATTCAGATTCTGGCAATATTGTAAACAAAATTCAAATATGCTATATTACTTAAATTTCTATGGTTAGTGATCAGTGAACTACTTTTTCAACTTTAGTCACGGTTCTCAGAAATAATTTACTTCCTAACTAATTATAACGAGCTCCCGAAACATTGGATTATATGGGAAATCAAGCTTGGACAATTGGTTCTTCAATTCTTGATGATGGCCTATCTGAACTGCGCGAACTCGATGACTCTGAGAAGCTGTTGGAAACTCCGATCTTCTTCAATGCATTTGACACAAAGCTGTTTGTGCTGTAAGATCTAATTGAGCTATCTGAGTCAGGCACACCCGTGTTCATAAAAGGTGGTTGAGTTGGTGTAGGAAAATCCAAATTCGAATTAGTTAACAAGTTCACAACTTGAGTCATGGATGGCCTTAAGGAAGCAGAAGCTTGTGTGCACAGCAATCCAATGTGAAGCACTCTTAAAGCTTCATTTGAAGGATATTCATTAATTCTCAAAGAAGAATCAACAGCTTCAGCCAGTGTGTTTGATCTGTACAGTTTCCAAACCTGTTGCAAAAAGGGAAATTTTCCACATTGGTAAATCAAACATCATATATATTGCATGCATAGACTCAAAGCACAAGCGCACGTGCACGCGCACACACACAAATTAACAAGGCTTGTTTCAAGTCTTACTGTCTGCAAAAGGGAACCAGAGTCCTCTCTGAAGACATTATTCCTCCTGCCACATACAATCTCAAGAACAAGTACTCCAAAACTGTAGACATCGGCTTTATCGGTAAGTTGTCCTCGAATTAGGTACTCAGGAGCCATGTAACCTCTGTTCCAAAACCGAAAAATAAATTGTTAATAGTAAAAGGGCATCTAGAATTTCCATCGACAGCatagggttgatcagatcctagTGTTAGCCGATGGCAATGCAGGAGATTAGTACAATTTTTATTGAGTGCAGATTTTGAGTTCTTTTGTGGACATTGATTTTATCTTCTTAGTTTGTCATAATACTCCACTATTTTGTTGAGCtccttctttcaaaaaaaattgaaagaactaaATCAAGGCTAATTTCCAGTTTTTTCAACCAAAATATTTTAGTAATCACAAATTCACAATAGTGGATTGGATGCCACACCTTGACTCAAAATCTAAAGAAAGACAATGATTTTATGAGTCCTATATATTCTATGTTTTTCATCCAACGGTCTACAATATAAAAAATGCTGAATAAACCGGGGACTTACAGTGTTCCAGCAATTCCAGTGCTCAAATGTGTCTTATCAGCACCAAAACAGCGAGCAAGACCAAAATCCGCAATCTTAGGTGTAAGATTCTCATCCAGAAGAATGTTGCTGCTTTTGATGTCTCGATGAATGATTCTTATTTTGGAGCCTCCATGAAGATATGCAAGCCCTTCTGCTGTTCCAAGAATGATATTAAACCTCTGCTTCCAGTTTAGGTTCTGAGTTTTGTTCTTTTCTGCAAGGCGCACATAATAGCTTCGTGAGTTTTTGTAATTAAAGAATTACTTTGTTTTCTTTTACCTGTCCTGGTCACTTTTTGATACATTTTCAGATTAATATTTCTATGCATATACATTTATTTAAGAAAGAGAACTTACCAAAGATAAATTGATCTAAACTCTTGTTGGGAAGGAACTCATAAACAAGGAGGCTCTCAGGGCCTTCAATGCTGCAACCCAATAGTTTGACAAGGTTCTTGTGTTCAATTCCACTAATTAAGTTTACTTCATTGAAGAACTCATCCACCCATTGCCTGTTATTGAAGACCAACCTCTTAACAGCAACAACTTTCCCATTTGGGAGAACACCTTTGAATACCGAACCAGCTCCGCCTTGGCCTACTTTTCTTGAAGGGTTGAAATAATCCGTGGCTTTCTCAAGAGTTTCATATTTGTAATTCAAGCTAGACTCCCTTATGGAAGAGCAAATCTGACCACGATTATTGTTTTCTTCGCGatgcagaagaaaagaaacacGTCATTGGAAAGTTAATACACACAACATTGGTGTACAAGTACAAcgtcaaaaactaatttcatagTTAGAATGTATGTTCACCTTTTTTAATCTTTGAGAACTTGGTGAAGGCCGCATAAGAGGCTGAAATAGAAAGCATTATAACTGCAGCTACTGCTAACACTGCTGCTATTATTACTCCTCTCCTAAGAGGCCCTGAAAAAGAACCCACATCAATAAGAACACAATTTTTGTTAGCCAACCCAAGTTGGTCAAGTGTTAAGAGGAATCCATTAGTCAACCACAAACCTTTAAATAGAGTTTAGATCCGTAACAAATTAATATCAATTATGATCATGAAAATTTAGAAAAGTTGCTTACTGCTTCCAGCTTCAACTACACGCTGCTCATTGTAGAACTTCACCGttgaatacctcaaataacagcCAGCATTTAAGGCTCTCCCTTCTTTTTTAGGCAAGCAACCTCTGACTTGCTTCCCAGCTTTCCTCAAGCAGTTTCTGCAACCATCATTCCCTACGGTTTTCCAGCACTGCGCCAAAGCGTAAACTCCATCAATCTCTCCCACGGCAAAACCGCCACCTTTAGTGACGGCCTTCAGAACAACACTGTCAACTACCCTCCCAACACTCCTCTGATGAGCCACCCCCTCCACATTCCCTCCGGTGCAGTTGACGGTGTCCCTGACGGGGTCGGTCTCCTCGGAGTAGAAGCGGTAACGGTCGTAACGGAGGAAGCAGCCGTCGAGGTAGATGCGGGCGGAGAGGGAGGGGAGGCAGCGGGGGAGGGTGGTCCGGCTGGCGGCGTAGCAGAGGAGGCAGTCTGTGTGGGAGAGGTCGTTGAAGCACTGCGCGAGGCCGTAGACGGTGCCACCGCCGCCGTCGACGGAATGTGTACCCCAGTTATGAGCGGTTACTTGCTGAGAGAGGAACTCCATTTCTTTGATGAAGCTTGGGATGTAGTTGGAGTAGAGTGGGGCCTTCGTTGTGCCGCAGCTGAGTCCTGCTTCTGAGATTCTTGGATCGGAGAGTGTGAGATGGCAACGACATGAGAGGCTGAAAAAAAATATTGCGAAGATTACGCATGATGATGGTGACGAAGATgagattttcttcttcttatgaCTCATTTCTTTTCTGACTTGTTATGCTATATCTGACTGATGTTTTTTGGCCAAGATTTTTCAGATGATAATTTTGGTGAACCCTGTGTGTGTCGTTTTTCTCAGTGTGTGTAAGAGGATGTTGAAGTTGAAGAGAAGGGGAACAAAGTGAGTGACAGAAGGCAAGTTCGAGATTTCTTTTTCTTGTTGGTGCTTTATGAGTGTCTTCTCCCATATTTGTGGACTACAGGGATATGACGGTGTGTGTGTTTAGTGCGTGCTACTGCTAACACTGCTAATTTTTATACTCTAGAGTCTACCCACTTGTGAAACATGGAAATTGTAAATACAAGTCCCATCATTAATTTGTCAATTTGTCTCGGTCGTTCAGGTAAATGAATTCTATggtgttttttatgatttttaaattgtctaatttatcttttaaaataaaaaataaaatatttaaaataaaagataaattatttaaaatttattaaatattatttatttatattttttattaatttagataTAATGTGATAAGTACTCTAATATTTACTTTCGATTAAACATCTTAATAACAATACAACATAATTTTAGTATactttttttcaataataatatattaaaaaaacaataCTGTAACAATAATAATTCTACTCGCTAACTATTaacttttctctctcattctaaatttatattaatttattaaaaatattagaaaattatcagaatttattattttttataattaattagttattaatatttaaaaatatataataaaatatattattaaattaatatattaaaaaaataaactaaaaaaattaaattaataattaaataataactaaaaataataaattctaataacctcttatcatttttttattttataaattttattttataaattttacataTATGTACATCATGCATCAGCCTCTATTTATAGATAAacaatttatctatttattttatctatataaaaattaatatctatattttttataattagataataatatctcttctatcttattttaggCACATAAATTCTTTtgtcaaattataatttttataaaattttaaatttatttattttattatgtctCCTCATCTGATGACCTTTATTACTATTATCTCTTAATTGATAATGAAtttaatatcattaataagttatttttaagaaaaattatcatattattaattaaacaCCACAAGAAAATCAACGTATATTGTTAAATTTATTAGATCTGTCAGTAtaaattttgtcaaattttttgTCTGTCACTAATTACTGACAAATTTATCTGcagatataaatttttaattggtGAAATTTTAGAGTTTGTTAccgttcaattttttttagtaaatccgatggtaatatattatttattattaataattaaattaacagTTACTAATGGATTTAACCGACAGTAAATTTAACAGTaaacttaaatttattttttttaaatttgtttgaaaatttaatatataattttaaatatttaaatttaataatttttaaactaacaaaattcaaatttttacaatttttataataatttgtctatagtttttagttaaaaattcacaaacaagttcaaatatcaaagtttgttattaaaattataaaaataagaaaattcaatTAAGTAGGAATATTAGTTTTGAAATGCACCAAACCTTCAACtacaaaaattgaacaaaattaaACCATAAATAAAAAAAGCAATATTAATAAGCACTAGAGATTAGGCTATACTAATGCTACTATATTACATCAAGAATCAACTATACCAAATTATTTATGATACTTACAAATTATAAGactatctaaaaattaaattctcaaGAATTACTAGCACAATATTTTAGcattaaaaattgacaaaataaaaagGCACTCATTGTAGGCTTGTAGCTATATAGCATCTCTCATCTCTTCTCAATTTCATTGCAATAGCATCATACGATTCCAAATCAATGAAGCTGTTAAACTGCAAATTTATAATGAACCAAGAATAAATGATTTACTTAATATTTAAAAACACAGATTTAGGCAGCTAATAATCTAAGATTTGAATTTATAACCCTCTAGTTTAGGTCATAATGTTGCATATCAGTGCATCAAATGAATTTCATCGAGCAGGTTGTGtgttagtaaaataaaaataaattttaaaacagaaaaatttaaaacttttaacaa
This window contains:
- the LOC112755210 gene encoding cysteine-rich receptor-like protein kinase 42 → MSHKKKKISSSSPSSCVIFAIFFFSLSCRCHLTLSDPRISEAGLSCGTTKAPLYSNYIPSFIKEMEFLSQQVTAHNWGTHSVDGGGGTVYGLAQCFNDLSHTDCLLCYAASRTTLPRCLPSLSARIYLDGCFLRYDRYRFYSEETDPVRDTVNCTGGNVEGVAHQRSVGRVVDSVVLKAVTKGGGFAVGEIDGVYALAQCWKTVGNDGCRNCLRKAGKQVRGCLPKKEGRALNAGCYLRYSTVKFYNEQRVVEAGSRPLRRGVIIAAVLAVAAVIMLSISASYAAFTKFSKIKKENNNRGQICSSIRESSLNYKYETLEKATDYFNPSRKVGQGGAGSVFKGVLPNGKVVAVKRLVFNNRQWVDEFFNEVNLISGIEHKNLVKLLGCSIEGPESLLVYEFLPNKSLDQFIFEKNKTQNLNWKQRFNIILGTAEGLAYLHGGSKIRIIHRDIKSSNILLDENLTPKIADFGLARCFGADKTHLSTGIAGTLGYMAPEYLIRGQLTDKADVYSFGVLVLEIVCGRRNNVFREDSGSLLQTVWKLYRSNTLAEAVDSSLRINEYPSNEALRVLHIGLLCTQASASLRPSMTQVVNLLTNSNLDFPTPTQPPFMNTGVPDSDSSIRSYSTNSFVSNALKKIGVSNSFSESSSSRSSDRPSSRIEEPIVQA